The Vespa velutina chromosome 2, iVesVel2.1, whole genome shotgun sequence sequence CTTGTAACATTAAAGAATATACACGTTTTTTGTCCTATTAatctatcaaaatatatagTGACGATATCACGGTCATCTTCAATACGTTTTACTTCTACAAGTGTAAATATTTGCATGATTTATGTCTACAAGTatctatattgaaataataagaatcaaGAAGATGTTAATTTACTTGTACTTGGAACTTCTAACAACGAATGTAAGCTCGATCGATCTGGAACATATCCGCTGATCATTCCGATCTCAAGTAATGCCATGTTACTTTCTTCATCTGCCATTTTATATCGAGCACAAACAGTAATTCTTTGCATCGAGCATTCATCCACAAAAATATCGGAGGTAGCAGATACTGAAAGATCAAATGCTTCAGAGCCAGTCACTTTAGCaacattatatatcaaattgttctgaaatataaagaaaaatgttatctcTAATCTAATCAATGATTAttcttatgaattttttaataatcaatttaaaaaactaTACACAAAATTGATAACTaccattagaaataaaatatatctatatcatttttctctcttttacctgCACTAAAACACATCCTTCTCCTTCAGCAAAAATCTCTATTATTGTCGGTAAAATAGGTAATTGAATCTGAATGAGAACCACTCGATTGTCATCATTCATTCTGTAAACATGATCAACTTCACTGGCAGTGACGAGAACCGATAAATCTGTGGAATTTGTAGCCATAGCTAAAGCATATTTTGTAAGTGCCTCCAAGCCAACAACAGTGTCTTGTGTAGACGTAAAACCGCCTTCTGCGTTTCGTTGTTTAGACATCCAACGAATTGCTTTTAAAGCATCTACCATATTTTCTTCTCCGCCTAatttaatgagagagagaacagcATAACCCGTCATTTCGATACTTAATCCTACTGATggttttgttttatcttccCACCAAAGTAGGTCCTGTaacacgaaataataatatttctatgtgCTGTgtgatagttattattatatacattgtatataatgttgtatatcatattttcataCATTATTACGAGTGGCACGATTCATCAATGATGCCATACTTCCATTTGCTTTAGGATGTTCTAATAAGGCTAAAGCATATGTCGACAAAGCTGCTGTGTAGGGACTATCGTATATATCGGTCAGAGCCTCTAGACAATAAAGAGCATTATTGATAAGCGAAGCTGTTAAAAGAACACCAGATTCAAGGAGCGATATAAGAATATAGGCCGTCAATGCTGCTGAACTATCATCTTCTTGCAAACCTCCCTACAATCGAATAGACATATATGTAATTGAATGAATATACCTAATTATCTCTATTGTTTTACCTTCATATGTTTGTGGAAAACATTGCCTATTATAGGGAAACACCCGTTCTCCAATTGTTTGCTCATGATCCACTTTACAGATATTTTCAAATCACGttcatcgatataaataaaactgcGAGCTTGAGCGAAAGATTTCACTATAAAGGCAGTTAGCCATATTGAACTTTCTGAAATACCAGGACCAAATGCTGAATAAGAACCATCGGTATGTCTATAATTTAGCTCACGCTGGTATCCTATATCAAtggatttcatttaatatgaaatataacgtAGCtaagttttcttatttttatcatgtaaaaataaaatacccTTTTCCATGTGTTTAATAGCCTTTGCTCGAAGTTCTGGATTGTCCATGCCGTTGACATCCAAATAGCCGATTACGTGAATATTCGGCACAAATAGAACCATATTTTGTTCGCCACATCCCATTGGAAGTTTAACGAGTTTGTCTAAGTTTTCTAATACTGGTCCTAAAACATCTCCTGTTAACGTCACATGAGCCTTTGCACTGCCAGGTATCAAATCTTTTGGTAAATCCAAATTCCAAACTATTCTTGAATCGTCGCTAAAATCTTTTGGACAAATAAACGCTGATTTGGTGATTTCGACTGGGAAACCTTCTGGTAATACGAGGATTGGTTTGACGATGGTATcgctataaaattattaatgaaaatacattACTTTAACtgacatttaaattatattttaatgagtattagaaaaatgtatttttaatataccgAGTGTATACCAATGTGTCTGGACCACATGACTCGGGATAATTAGCATCTATCGCTGCGGATACTGTGATATTGATATTTCCGAGAACACGAGgtcttaaaatatattcatgaaCGACACTGTCTGTTGGTTTTACACAAAACGAAGAGACAGGATTAGACAAATGTAAATCTAAACCCGTTGCATCTTCTAATTGAATCCTTACctttaaaaaaatgtcatttttCCTATTAGTTTTAAGTACACTgtcgtatgcatatatattaaattcaattttataatcaacTTATACTTACTGGTAAACTATGTTGCATATAATTGAAAAGTGAAACCTTCATACGTAACATTTCACCACGCTTGACACTGTAAGGTAAACTATAATCAAGAAAGAAGGGTTGgaaagtagtaatagtagtcgGTGGTGCAATTCCAAGGCCCTGAACTGGTGAAATGCAAACTGTGTGTCCAACCCAATCCGTAATCGTATGCGGAAGAGTTCGTTCTATCGttaattttccttcttttctgtGGATAACAATTAAATACACATTAAATCGTTtgatataatactataatcatatctaaaaatattcgtataattcgtttaaattcATACCCAATTGGCATTAATTCCCACAACCATGTTTCTGGAAAATATGATCTAAGAGTGGTAACAAGATCGAGTGATTGATCTACGTATGCTAATTCCGCAGCCATGTCTGCAGTTGGAACTGGGAAATTAAGCAATGGATAAGCCATAGGCATCGTTTTCATGTCACTTTTGAACATTAATTCTGTcaacataaataatacatatgaaGAAATTTACACATACTTATATTAAgatttttgcatttttataataaaaaatttaatgaaattatatcagATAAATTACCAGAATCTTCAGCGGATTTACTATGAACGGTATATATTGTGTCAGGTTGTCTTAGATTGAAGAAAGATTTCGGACATGGCTTAGTTTCTATGATTAAATCGCTCATCACAATCGTCCCGAAATCCTAGGGATagtatgaaattataaaaaagagtaatcattgatttttttttataatatcatctcttcttctttgtcaaatatatatatatatatatatataatcctttCAAACCAAAAACTTACATTGAAAGCCTGTGCAGCATCTACATAAGTAACATCATCTGACATAACAGTATCAATGGAACgtcttctatatctttttaaattccaAAATGGTATTTCTATTGCGGGAAAAGGCAAATGATCgacttcttttctatcttgttCTGACTGTACTGTTGcggcaaataataaaaattcatttttaatgatacaACAAAATTGGCTAAGAAAAAATGGCTCTGGATGGATTAAGATTCGAGATACTCAAATTTCATGTGCGCCACTGTCATTACTAAGCTTACTCAAGAACTCAGAGTTTCCATTTTTTCATAGCCTCTTTAAGGTGAACATACATAATAGACgtcttaaatataatacttttgcAATTAGTCCAGGCCCAAGCAGACCATTCCGAATCGAGATGGAACCTTTTAAGTTGATTAAAAGTTTGAGTAGGATCTaacaaatttgattttgatCCAGCAAGAAAAACAGTTGATTTATCGACAGCGGAAATTCCACAGAGTGACCAAGGCGCAGCTTCTACGTGATATTGTGTCGTTGTACCAGGACTTTGAGCATCTATGTGCCATGCcgttttaactttattttcgaaaCAATGGCCAACTTCGATGGTGTAACTTGTTGCTACGGTTTCGCCGTCCGGTCTgacataatataaaagtaattccGAAACCGGTGCCATACTTGGTGTAATTTTTACGCTCAAGGGAAACCTGATTAGAAACGACAAGTTTATTTAcacgttatttctttcttttcttttaaatatcatatcaAGCATATGATCATATATAATCTTACCGGTGTACGATAGTGTTTTGATCCGTTTTATTTGTAGGTGATTCTACAGCTAACAGGTTGCGAAAAtctgaataatttaatactgTTTCACGTGTAGGTC is a genomic window containing:
- the LOC124947001 gene encoding alpha-2-macroglobulin-like protein 1, whose protein sequence is MLKSHLSVLLIYLLTSIYLCQSSNSVKRGYVFTAPKRFLAGETESGCLSLHNLEPPAHILLELLSPEREILASASTTIKSGVETCLELMVPSTKYSNARLQLKMKFDKHPDYSVDSEKEVYIEHDSIITFLETDKPVYKPGQDVNIRILMLKHDLKPWKKRISKIWIENPSEIRVAQWTNMTTVNGMLQLKFSLTSEASPGTWKIEVEKKKSQPQFFHTTVFEVKKYVLPKFQVKIISSGYILADAENVTWNICAKYSYGKPVKGTLFLKLTPQTPSWKRKLNLPEIHYETELDSPDGCTEFALSSAVLGLANWKVAPNNIALIANFTEAGTGIVETTISRTVVVHQALKLEFIPYMPKYFKLGLPYHGKLRVLRQDDVPAANEKIQLCLRVREKDERSRSAVECRHFISSGDGFIDFVVPPPHKHITLLTFIATGVDYPTKYYSPDKRWRIFMDQPSAYIDIFPWYSPSDSYLAVARGYQPIVCGEKYSFNVMYTVPVTNDNNESISFHYSINSKGDLLIYGHVKHRPTRETVLNYSDFRNLLAVESPTNKTDQNTIVHRFPLSVKITPSMAPVSELLLYYVRPDGETVATSYTIEVGHCFENKVKTAWHIDAQSPGTTTQYHVEAAPWSLCGISAVDKSTVFLAGSKSNLLDPTQTFNQLKRFHLDSEWSAWAWTNCKIQSEQDRKEVDHLPFPAIEIPFWNLKRYRRRSIDTVMSDDVTYVDAAQAFNDFGTIVMSDLIIETKPCPKSFFNLRQPDTIYTVHSKSAEDSELMFKSDMKTMPMAYPLLNFPVPTADMAAELAYVDQSLDLVTTLRSYFPETWLWELMPIGKEGKLTIERTLPHTITDWVGHTVCISPVQGLGIAPPTTITTFQPFFLDYSLPYSVKRGEMLRMKVSLFNYMQHSLPVRIQLEDATGLDLHLSNPVSSFCVKPTDSVVHEYILRPRVLGNINITVSAAIDANYPESCGPDTLVYTRDTIVKPILVLPEGFPVEITKSAFICPKDFSDDSRIVWNLDLPKDLIPGSAKAHVTLTGDVLGPVLENLDKLVKLPMGCGEQNMVLFVPNIHVIGYLDVNGMDNPELRAKAIKHMEKGYQRELNYRHTDGSYSAFGPGISESSIWLTAFIVKSFAQARSFIYIDERDLKISVKWIMSKQLENGCFPIIGNVFHKHMKGGLQEDDSSAALTAYILISLLESGVLLTASLINNALYCLEALTDIYDSPYTAALSTYALALLEHPKANGSMASLMNRATRNNDLLWWEDKTKPSVGLSIEMTGYAVLSLIKLGGEENMVDALKAIRWMSKQRNAEGGFTSTQDTVVGLEALTKYALAMATNSTDLSVLVTASEVDHVYRMNDDNRVVLIQIQLPILPTIIEIFAEGEGCVLVQNNLIYNVAKVTGSEAFDLSVSATSDIFVDECSMQRITVCARYKMADEESNMALLEIGMISGYVPDRSSLHSLLEVPSTKVKRIEDDRDIVTIYFDRLIGQKTCIFFNVTRENIVDRLEPANVKLYDYYQQELMISSNYNFAPTCSSADINEETEIPDPMPVETEGISGSFQYSKHTSVEHDKTLDKSSKNFGKDSGNMNNKVTNHNISMELKNLLLVKPIDSSEKEHDTVTYKKHNEKNKTDDGKIVKAKSNIPDETLMENSDKKITTNKANSMAKDPNANNNSTDIPITSQGDTGSGQTPDDSEINSTPVVDEIFDNPSFVSVDHDLETPEGIEGPVLVYVRPSITNLNENSSFDEIDYKISSKIDIIESTTPIQRDHKMDIQLNSSDSTYLNRSCPICSNELPDNFNDIYCSASSVIKVAIRRLRKARLLLDLNAMRDVKRLRSTVELVLNPRCTCPPLDNPGSLGLLLRSKGDDFATLKEHGKQILNNSMSIYGLSSTSGVPQRLIDARLHCSKKDKKDHDRPVGG